In Lathamus discolor isolate bLatDis1 chromosome 1, bLatDis1.hap1, whole genome shotgun sequence, the following are encoded in one genomic region:
- the FAM83F gene encoding protein FAM83F, giving the protein MAESQVLLLDELHVNEKVTEAQARFYYSEEQRRALEALVTRGEAAYREALRKEQLRDFLSSRELQALRSGWRGYDDPAEGGKVARGPGGETLSLAYWPECSDTEVPPLDLGWTDKTFYRGISRVALFTHPRKEEGAPHVKEVVREMIQQAQKIIAVVMDVFTDRDIFRDIVDAAYKRWIPVYIILDEEGVKLFLEMCRCLDLSDLQIRNIRIRSVTGVGFYMPAGKIRGTLASRFLMVDGEKVATGSYSFTWSSSHIDRNILLVLTGQHVEMFDIEFRELYAISEEVNFYKELGIANPFLLGIGKPGLRSSTVARKFINPKYGLVAGATRGDMMLWASRHRQDNQGNMEKEESSESKKRLNQFLNDLVTLEQEFPEIDPPLENLNKLNRSPQKLLSRLHMDLKNKSKSRESIRDVKKEDAQANSKQGKRFASGLFSRKAKRSPGSSIEANSFASEGHSGEDLGNMKLEYEQLSIGRASVRSTGGISGNMGPNSTMSDKNKQSTCVLS; this is encoded by the exons ATGGCGGAGtcccaggtgctgctgctggacgAGCTGCACGTCAATGAGAAGGTGACGGAGGCCCAGGCCCGCTTTTACTACAGCGAGGAGCAGCGCCGGGCCCTGGAGGCACTGGTGACCCGGGGCGAGGCGGCCTACCGGGAGGCGCTGAGGAAGGAGCAGCTCCGCGACTTTCTTTCCAGCCGGGAGCTGCAGGCCCTGCGGAGCGGATGGCGGGGGTACGACGACCCCGCGGAGGGTGGCAAGGTGGCGCGGGGGCCCGGCGGAGAGACCCTCTCGCTGGCCTACTGGCCCGAGTGCTCGGACACGGAGGTGCCCCCGTTGGACTTGGGCTGGACCGACAAGACCTTCTACCGGGGCATCAGCCGGGTGGCCCTCTTCACGCACCCCCGCAAGGAGGAGGGTGCGCCACACGTGAAGGAGGTGGTGCGGGAGATGATCCAGCAGGCACAGAAG ATTATTGCAGTAGTCATGGACGTATTTACAGACCGGGACATCTTCCGTGATATTGTTGATGCAGCATATAAGCGCTGGATCCCAGTCTACATAATCCTAGATGAGGAGGGTGTGAAGCTCTTCCTGGAAATGTGCAGATGCCTTGACCTCAGTGACTTACAGATCCGG AATATCCGTATACGTTCTGTGACAGGAGTTGGGTTCTACATGCCAGCAGGGAAGATCAGAGGCACACTGGCATCTCGATTTCTGATGGTGGATGGTGAAAAGGTGGCCACTGGATCATACAG CTTCACATGGAGTTCATCACACATTGACAGAAACATCCTGCTAGTCTTGACAGGACAGCATGTGGAGATGTTTGACATTGAGTTTCGTGAGCTCTATGCCATCTCAGAGGAAGTTAATTTCTACAAGGAACTGGGTATTGCCAACCCATTCCTTCTTGGAATTGGGAAGCCAGGCCTTCGTTCCTCCACTGTGGCTCGGAAGTTCATTAACCCCAAGTATGGTTTAGTGGCAGGCGCAACCCGTGGTGATATGATGCTCTGGGCTTCACGACACAGGCAAGATAATCAGGGGAACATGGAAAAGGAGGAATCAAGTGAGTCAAAGAAACGGTTAAATCAGTTTCTGAATGACTTAGTCACATTGGAGCAAGAGTTCCCAGAAATTGATCCACCTCTGGAGAACTTGAACAAACTGAATCGGAGCCCTCAGAAACTGCTGTCCCGGCTCCACATGgacctgaaaaataaatccaaatccAGAGAGTCTATTCGTGATGTGAAGAAAGAAGATGCACAGGCCAATTCAAAGCAAGGAAAACGGTTTGCCAGTGGGCTTTTCAGTCGCAAGGCCAAACGGTCTCCAGGCTCAAGTATTGAGGCCAACTCTTTTGCCAGTGAAGGACATTCAGGAGAAGATCTTGGGAACATGAAACTGGAATATGAGCAGCTCAGCATTGGCCGTGCCAGTGTTCGGAGCACTGGAGGCATCTCAG GTAACATGGGTCCAAACTCCACTATGAGCGATAAAAACAAACAATCTACCTGTGTGTTATCTTGA